The Cetobacterium ceti DNA segment AGAAGATTTATTAAATTTCCTTGTGGAAAAAATAGAAAATAAAGAATTTATCAAAGCTACTATATCTAATCTTAAAGGTGATTATCCCTATGAAAAGGTGATTTTAAAACCTGTAATTATTAAAAATGTTTATTATATTCAAAGTGAACAATTTCAAAATAAAAAAGCATACCATGAAAATCTTTGTCCCTGTGAAATAAAAACTATTTTAGAAATTTTATTAGATAATTTCAAACAATTTTTAGTTCAAACTACAGATGAAGAAATACATATTTTAAAAAATAAAAAAGGTTTTACAGGAAAAAGTAAAAAAACTTCTAAACAGGAAGTATCTTTAGATCATAATCGTAAAAAAAATTATATTTTAGATTCGGAAACTCCTATTCCATTTTTAATAGAATTAGGTGTTATGACTCCTGAAGGTAAAGTTACAAAGGATAAATTCAATAAATTTAGACAAATAAATAGATATTTAGAATTTATTGAGGATACTTTAAAAGAATTAAAAAGTAAAAAACTAATTGATAATAAAATAACAGTTGTAGATTTTGGATGTGGAAAATCTTATTTAACATTTGCCCTATATCATTATTTAAAAAATATTAAAAATATGGATTTAAATGTTATCGGTTTAGATTTAAAAACTGATGTTATTGAACATTGTAATAATATTGCTCAAAAACTTAATTTTGAAAATTTAGAATTTTTAGAAGGGAATATTAAAGATTTCAATAAATTACAAAATGTAGATTTAATTTTCTCTTTACATGCTTGTAATAATGCAACTGATTATTCAATTTTAAAAGGATTAGAAATGAATGCAAAGGCTATTTTAGCTGTCCCATGTTGCCAATCTGAGTTTAATAAAAAAATTAATAAAACATCGAA contains these protein-coding regions:
- a CDS encoding class I SAM-dependent methyltransferase, whose protein sequence is MKYIKEDLLNFLVEKIENKEFIKATISNLKGDYPYEKVILKPVIIKNVYYIQSEQFQNKKAYHENLCPCEIKTILEILLDNFKQFLVQTTDEEIHILKNKKGFTGKSKKTSKQEVSLDHNRKKNYILDSETPIPFLIELGVMTPEGKVTKDKFNKFRQINRYLEFIEDTLKELKSKKLIDNKITVVDFGCGKSYLTFALYHYLKNIKNMDLNVIGLDLKTDVIEHCNNIAQKLNFENLEFLEGNIKDFNKLQNVDLIFSLHACNNATDYSILKGLEMNAKAILAVPCCQSEFNKKINKTSNTPLKENLSPITKHGILQEKFSSLATDALRALSLELCGYKTQVMEFIDMEHTPKNILIKSIREDFKDEFLISRRAEYDTYVKFLGIEPLLNSLIKNYYKK